A region from the Lysobacter antibioticus genome encodes:
- a CDS encoding M23 family metallopeptidase, protein MKRYLLLVLLSALLHATTAHALDARKAGADLTAAFYAKRIDTVWDSFDDTMRRAIKSRDDLASFRDQLDTQLGAEKAVIEESVSADPLASVYKRRVRFEKSSDVYVVSWSFAHDGKVSSFSILPEPKVQKQAAPSKHLDYRTRTALQLPFDEEFMVFWGGRTLEQNYHAEFAGQRFAADLAVVRGNATHAGDGLRNEDYYCFGKPILAPAAGEVVEVVDYVADNPPGRLNAGDLTGNRVIIDHGNGEFSMLAHLRKGSLRVKRGDRVDAGDRLGECGNSGHSSEAHLHYQLQDGPKFNGSTALPAQFTDYLADGTRVTRGEPTKGQRIRPSSQ, encoded by the coding sequence ATGAAGCGCTATCTCTTGCTCGTCCTGCTGTCCGCACTTCTTCATGCAACGACCGCGCATGCACTGGATGCGCGCAAAGCCGGCGCCGATCTGACCGCCGCCTTCTATGCGAAACGAATCGACACCGTATGGGATAGTTTCGACGACACCATGCGGCGCGCTATTAAATCCCGCGATGATCTCGCGAGCTTTCGCGATCAACTCGATACTCAGCTTGGCGCCGAGAAAGCCGTGATCGAAGAGTCGGTCAGCGCCGACCCCCTCGCCAGCGTTTACAAGCGCCGCGTCCGTTTCGAGAAGTCTTCGGACGTCTATGTGGTGAGCTGGTCGTTCGCGCACGACGGCAAGGTCAGCAGTTTCAGCATCCTCCCGGAGCCGAAGGTGCAAAAACAGGCGGCACCGAGCAAGCACCTCGACTATCGGACCAGGACCGCGCTGCAGCTGCCGTTCGACGAAGAGTTCATGGTGTTCTGGGGCGGCCGCACGCTCGAACAGAACTACCATGCCGAGTTCGCCGGCCAGCGTTTCGCCGCCGACTTGGCCGTCGTTCGCGGCAACGCCACTCATGCCGGCGATGGACTTCGCAATGAAGATTACTATTGCTTCGGCAAGCCTATCCTGGCGCCGGCCGCGGGCGAAGTCGTCGAGGTGGTGGACTATGTCGCCGACAATCCGCCGGGCAGGTTGAATGCCGGAGATCTGACCGGTAACCGCGTGATCATCGATCACGGCAATGGCGAGTTCTCGATGCTCGCCCACCTACGCAAGGGTTCGCTGCGCGTGAAACGGGGCGACCGCGTGGACGCCGGCGACCGCCTGGGCGAATGCGGCAACAGCGGCCATTCCTCGGAAGCGCATCTGCACTATCAGTTGCAGGACGGCCCGAAGTTCAACGGCTCGACCGCGCTGCCCGCGCAGTTCACCGACTACCTTGCCGACGGCACGCGGGTGACGCGAGGCGAGCCTACGAAAGGGCAACGCATTCGCCCATCGTCCCAGTAA
- a CDS encoding HvfA family oxazolone/thioamide-modified RiPP metallophore encodes MSTSHSRNSLVGALSIVLAGGALFGAQAMAAQPQALTGFAGIAAAEGKCGEGKCGAAKTGTSAKKAVAEGACGEGKCGDASFAKTDGNHDGKVSRAEFLAVAAGRAADFDRIDRGRDGYISEAEAHDFLKRTYQANGKPMPKGLFSQIAD; translated from the coding sequence ATGTCCACCTCCCACTCCCGCAACTCCCTCGTCGGCGCACTGAGCATCGTCCTGGCCGGCGGCGCACTGTTCGGCGCTCAAGCGATGGCCGCGCAACCGCAGGCCCTGACCGGCTTCGCAGGTATCGCCGCGGCCGAAGGCAAGTGCGGCGAAGGCAAATGCGGTGCCGCCAAGACCGGCACGTCGGCGAAGAAGGCCGTGGCCGAAGGCGCTTGCGGCGAAGGCAAGTGCGGCGACGCCTCGTTCGCCAAGACCGACGGCAACCACGACGGCAAGGTGTCGCGCGCCGAGTTCCTCGCCGTCGCCGCCGGCCGCGCGGCCGACTTCGACCGCATCGACCGCGGCCGCGACGGCTACATCAGCGAGGCCGAAGCGCACGACTTCCTCAAGCGCACCTACCAGGCCAACGGCAAACCCATGCCGAAGGGACTGTTCTCGCAGATCGCCGACTGA
- a CDS encoding cytochrome c biogenesis CcdA family protein, with protein MIALALAALAGMATLLSPCVLPMLPIVLARGAGGDRREPLLISVGFIGAFAGGGIALGLLASSSGRFEAAVRLAAITVLLLAGLSCVWPQVFERVQARWLAGSRLLAWRPRAAGPGGALLVGVSLGIAWTPCAGPILASVLALAAGAQDPARASALLGMYALGAAAPLMAVIYGGRWAAARMASLQRHTGWLRRAFGVVAVAMALLQLAQLDTALIAWLLPWLPSISTGL; from the coding sequence GTGATCGCTCTCGCCCTGGCCGCGCTCGCCGGCATGGCCACCCTCCTCTCGCCCTGCGTGCTGCCGATGCTGCCGATCGTGCTGGCGCGCGGCGCCGGCGGCGATCGCCGCGAGCCGCTGCTGATCAGCGTCGGCTTTATCGGTGCGTTCGCCGGCGGCGGCATCGCGCTCGGTCTGCTGGCGTCGTCGTCGGGGCGCTTCGAAGCCGCCGTGCGCCTGGCCGCGATAACGGTGTTGCTGCTCGCGGGGTTGTCCTGCGTGTGGCCCCAGGTGTTCGAGCGGGTGCAAGCGCGTTGGCTGGCCGGGTCGCGGCTGCTGGCTTGGCGGCCGCGCGCCGCCGGGCCGGGCGGTGCGCTGCTGGTCGGGGTCTCGCTCGGCATCGCCTGGACGCCCTGTGCCGGCCCGATCCTGGCTTCGGTGTTGGCGCTCGCCGCCGGTGCGCAGGACCCGGCGCGGGCCAGCGCGCTGCTGGGCATGTACGCGCTCGGCGCGGCGGCGCCGTTGATGGCGGTGATTTACGGCGGTCGTTGGGCCGCCGCGCGCATGGCCTCGCTGCAACGGCATACCGGCTGGCTGCGCCGCGCATTCGGCGTGGTGGCGGTGGCCATGGCCCTGCTGCAACTCGCGCAACTGGATACCGCGCTCATCGCCTGGCTGCTGCCATGGCTTCCTTCGATCTCCACCGGACTATGA
- a CDS encoding thioredoxin family protein, with the protein MFTAAAVTVAAVAIATALAWPEAAAQGKGSVTSTVAPDLAGGGSWINSEPLSLPKLRGKVVLVEFWTYSCINCLRVLPHVSQWHQRYAAQGLVVIGVHTPEYGYERVGANVRAAVKRLGIGYPVVQDNGFRIWNAYGNRYWPALYLIDRQGRIVYRHFGEGDYAVTEAAIREQLARPSAASAPRVTIASAVR; encoded by the coding sequence TTGTTCACCGCCGCCGCCGTCACTGTTGCGGCTGTCGCCATCGCGACCGCCCTGGCCTGGCCGGAGGCGGCCGCCCAGGGCAAGGGCTCCGTGACCTCCACCGTCGCGCCCGACCTTGCCGGCGGCGGTTCCTGGATCAACAGCGAACCGTTGTCGTTGCCTAAGCTGCGCGGCAAGGTGGTGCTGGTCGAGTTCTGGACCTACTCGTGCATCAACTGCCTCCGCGTGCTGCCGCATGTCTCGCAATGGCACCAGCGATACGCCGCGCAGGGCCTGGTGGTGATCGGCGTGCACACGCCCGAATACGGCTACGAGCGGGTCGGCGCCAATGTCCGCGCGGCGGTGAAGCGTCTGGGCATCGGTTATCCGGTCGTGCAGGACAACGGCTTCCGTATCTGGAACGCCTATGGCAACCGGTACTGGCCGGCGCTGTATCTGATCGACCGCCAGGGCAGGATCGTCTATCGCCATTTCGGCGAAGGCGACTACGCTGTTACCGAAGCCGCGATCCGCGAGCAGCTGGCGCGCCCGTCCGCCGCGTCGGCGCCGCGCGTTACCATCGCAAGCGCAGTGCGATAA
- a CDS encoding energy transducer TonB: MRQTGKWMVLGAFLVFAAAAARAQGATDIGASIDISSYRLNPPAYPPEAIDACVGGTVIVLVDIDKDGQHSKAVVERSSGYAYFDQAAIEASKRWKYHPGTENGQRVPGRLRMPVDFAEYEGCWTADPDVEARVAAASLNEHPPKWPAIVAEKHLSGLVVLLIQVDKDGARKNVKVGVSSGDEDIDQAAMLAALEWEFQPATLKGKPVRSLLQVPLPYGKHKTR; the protein is encoded by the coding sequence ATGAGACAGACAGGCAAGTGGATGGTTCTCGGCGCGTTTCTGGTTTTCGCCGCGGCCGCCGCGCGGGCTCAAGGAGCCACCGATATCGGTGCCAGCATCGACATATCGTCGTACCGGTTGAATCCGCCGGCCTATCCCCCGGAGGCTATCGACGCCTGCGTCGGCGGCACGGTGATCGTGCTGGTCGACATCGACAAGGACGGTCAACACAGCAAGGCCGTGGTCGAACGCTCCAGCGGTTACGCCTATTTCGACCAGGCCGCCATCGAGGCAAGCAAACGCTGGAAATACCACCCGGGGACGGAGAACGGCCAGCGCGTGCCCGGCAGGTTGCGCATGCCCGTGGATTTCGCCGAGTACGAAGGCTGTTGGACGGCCGACCCGGATGTCGAGGCCCGTGTCGCGGCCGCTTCATTGAATGAGCATCCACCGAAATGGCCGGCGATCGTCGCAGAGAAACACCTGAGCGGCCTGGTCGTGCTGCTGATCCAGGTCGACAAGGACGGCGCCCGGAAGAACGTGAAAGTCGGGGTGTCCAGCGGCGATGAGGACATCGACCAGGCGGCCATGCTCGCGGCGCTCGAGTGGGAGTTCCAGCCCGCAACGCTGAAAGGCAAGCCGGTGCGATCCCTGCTGCAAGTGCCGCTGCCTTACGGAAAACACAAGACGCGCTGA
- a CDS encoding HvfC family RiPP maturation protein, with the protein MTESLRTLQLAWARHLRDPSHPPLHDVAPQRMALYRSLCVGAVENLLASSFPRLRRALQAPGWQALVTRFYARHRCETPLFPEVGGELVDYLSQADTSDLPGWVAELAHFEWTRQALLLAATTAPATGCVPMTADSVPMLSPLVRVCGYRWPVDAAEAGLSGLEDPPDAPTLLIVQRGADHELRTLRVTAFSYRLLLAVSAQPLSSRDHLRALAEEAGEPADRLLEHGLDVLARLQALGIVDSQVHTTGSAGNSRPHSNPSTGASA; encoded by the coding sequence ATGACTGAATCGTTGAGAACCCTGCAACTGGCGTGGGCGCGGCACCTGCGCGACCCGTCGCATCCGCCGCTGCACGACGTAGCGCCGCAGCGCATGGCGCTGTACCGGTCCCTGTGCGTGGGCGCGGTCGAGAATCTATTGGCCAGCAGCTTCCCGCGGTTGCGCCGGGCGTTGCAGGCACCGGGCTGGCAGGCGTTGGTAACCCGCTTCTATGCGCGGCATCGCTGCGAGACGCCGCTGTTCCCCGAAGTCGGCGGCGAGCTCGTCGACTACCTGAGCCAGGCCGATACCTCCGACCTGCCCGGCTGGGTCGCGGAACTCGCGCATTTCGAGTGGACCCGGCAAGCGCTGTTGCTGGCCGCAACCACCGCGCCGGCGACAGGCTGCGTACCGATGACCGCCGACAGCGTGCCGATGCTGTCGCCGCTGGTGCGCGTATGCGGCTATCGCTGGCCGGTGGATGCCGCCGAAGCCGGGCTGAGCGGCCTCGAAGACCCACCCGATGCGCCGACCTTGCTGATCGTCCAACGCGGCGCCGATCACGAGCTGCGGACCCTGCGCGTAACGGCTTTCAGCTATCGCTTGTTGCTCGCAGTGTCGGCGCAGCCGCTGAGCAGCCGCGATCACCTACGGGCCTTGGCGGAGGAAGCGGGCGAACCGGCCGATCGCCTCCTCGAGCACGGCCTCGATGTGCTCGCGCGGTTACAAGCCCTCGGCATCGTCGACTCCCAGGTCCACACGACCGGCTCCGCCGGAAACTCCCGCCCCCATTCGAACCCGAGCACTGGAGCATCCGCATGA
- a CDS encoding HvfB family MNIO-type RiPP peptide maturase produces MNQTLPAASAGLGLRRGLIDELLGLAPGQVDFLECAPDNWIGVGGHFGEALAELSARFPITCHGLSLSLGGTDPLDGKLLADTRRFLDRHRVGLYSEHLSYCAVGGHLYDLLPLPFTDEAVRHVSARIAQVQDTLGRRIAVENISYYATPQPAMSEIDFINAVLAQADCDLLLDINNVFVNACNHGYDALDFIARIPPERVASYHVAGHLDQDDGFKVDTHGAPVKALVWALLEQAHLRFGARPTLLERDFNFPAWDELLGELAQIRALQAEAVRSMHPSELGHD; encoded by the coding sequence ATGAACCAGACATTGCCTGCGGCCTCGGCCGGCCTCGGCCTGCGCCGCGGTCTGATCGACGAGTTGCTTGGGCTGGCGCCGGGCCAGGTCGATTTCCTCGAATGCGCGCCCGACAACTGGATCGGCGTCGGCGGCCATTTCGGCGAGGCCCTGGCCGAACTGTCGGCACGGTTTCCGATCACCTGCCACGGTCTGTCGCTGTCGCTCGGCGGCACCGACCCGCTCGATGGCAAGCTGCTCGCCGATACGCGCCGCTTTCTCGATCGCCACCGGGTCGGCCTGTACAGCGAACACCTGAGCTATTGCGCGGTCGGCGGTCACCTCTACGATCTGCTGCCGTTGCCGTTCACCGACGAGGCGGTGCGGCATGTGTCGGCGCGCATCGCCCAGGTCCAGGACACGCTGGGCCGGCGCATCGCGGTGGAGAACATCTCCTACTACGCGACGCCGCAGCCGGCGATGAGCGAAATCGACTTCATCAACGCGGTGTTGGCGCAGGCCGACTGCGATCTGCTGCTCGACATCAACAACGTCTTCGTCAATGCCTGCAATCACGGCTACGACGCGCTGGATTTCATCGCGCGCATTCCGCCCGAGCGCGTGGCCTCGTACCACGTCGCCGGGCACCTGGACCAGGACGACGGTTTCAAGGTCGACACCCATGGCGCACCGGTGAAAGCCCTGGTCTGGGCCCTGCTCGAACAGGCGCATCTGCGCTTCGGGGCAAGACCGACCCTGCTCGAACGCGACTTCAACTTCCCGGCCTGGGACGAACTGCTCGGCGAGCTCGCGCAGATCCGCGCGCTGCAGGCCGAGGCCGTCCGCTCGATGCATCCATCGGAGCTCGGCCATGACTGA
- a CDS encoding GAF domain-containing protein, translated as MNVIAMKPETERQRALDQTRIVDSLPEPVYQDLVCLAAAICDTSIALISLVDRDRQWFKAKLGIDEREMPRSMAVCDHAIRKPAELFEVRDLASDPRFSEFPYVRDGRARFYAGVPLLTEQGAAIGTVCVLDQAPRTLDEQQRNALRSLSRVTSALIEAHRGKHVAEVKTLLQPQAKAPGPERAPQSLTIAVIRIQGYAELVARLGERATEKLLQALDQVLDQGLRHDLGDHIDRITGTPEYVAILRGDEVATRLNALRAALDRHQSSTSAAWAMGVAHAREPVEPMPAIYLRADEELSRQLDQAAGRMTAAA; from the coding sequence GTGAACGTCATCGCCATGAAACCCGAAACCGAACGCCAACGCGCGCTCGATCAGACGCGCATCGTCGACAGCCTGCCGGAGCCGGTGTATCAAGACCTGGTGTGTCTGGCCGCGGCGATCTGCGACACCTCGATCGCGCTGATCTCGCTGGTCGACCGCGACCGCCAATGGTTCAAGGCCAAGCTCGGTATCGATGAGCGGGAGATGCCTCGCAGCATGGCGGTGTGCGATCACGCGATCCGCAAACCCGCCGAGCTGTTCGAGGTGCGGGATCTGGCGAGCGACCCGCGCTTCAGCGAATTTCCTTATGTGCGCGACGGCCGCGCGCGCTTCTACGCCGGCGTGCCGCTGCTGACCGAGCAAGGCGCGGCGATCGGCACGGTCTGCGTACTCGATCAGGCCCCGCGTACGCTGGACGAGCAGCAGAGGAATGCGCTGCGGTCGCTGTCGCGGGTGACCTCGGCCCTGATCGAGGCGCACCGCGGCAAGCACGTCGCCGAGGTAAAGACCCTGTTGCAACCACAGGCGAAGGCGCCCGGCCCGGAGCGCGCGCCACAGTCTTTGACGATCGCGGTGATCCGCATCCAAGGCTATGCCGAACTCGTCGCAAGACTGGGCGAGCGCGCGACCGAGAAGCTGCTGCAAGCCCTCGACCAGGTTCTCGACCAGGGCTTGCGCCACGATCTGGGCGATCACATCGACCGCATCACCGGTACGCCCGAGTACGTCGCGATTCTGCGCGGCGACGAGGTCGCGACTCGACTCAATGCGTTGCGCGCCGCGCTGGATCGACACCAGTCCTCGACCTCGGCCGCGTGGGCAATGGGCGTGGCGCATGCGCGCGAGCCGGTCGAGCCGATGCCGGCCATCTACCTTCGCGCCGACGAGGAGCTCAGCCGGCAATTGGATCAAGCCGCGGGCCGCATGACTGCCGCTGCGTAG
- a CDS encoding response regulator: MTHVDHILIVDDDREIRRMVADYLQKNGLRTTTAADGREMRAALETSDVDLIVLDVMMPGEDGLSLCRGLRAGPHRAVPVVMLTARDDETDRIVGLEMGADDYVVKPFSSRELLARISAVIRRTRMLPPNLQVSEAGRLIGFGQWRLDTTARHLLDAAGTAYPLSGAEFRLLRVFLDHSQRVLSRDQLLNLTQGRDANLFDRSIDLLVSRLRQRLLDDPREQAYIKTVRSEGYVFCQAVTLLDETP; the protein is encoded by the coding sequence ATGACTCATGTAGACCACATCCTGATCGTCGACGACGACCGCGAGATCCGCCGGATGGTCGCCGACTATCTGCAGAAGAACGGCCTGCGCACGACCACCGCCGCGGACGGCCGCGAAATGCGTGCGGCATTGGAGACCAGCGACGTCGACCTGATCGTGCTCGACGTGATGATGCCCGGCGAAGACGGCCTGTCGCTGTGTCGCGGCCTGCGTGCCGGCCCGCACCGCGCCGTGCCGGTGGTGATGCTGACCGCGCGCGACGACGAGACCGACCGCATCGTCGGCCTGGAGATGGGCGCCGACGACTATGTGGTCAAGCCGTTTTCCTCGCGCGAACTGCTGGCCCGCATCAGCGCGGTCATCCGCCGCACCCGCATGCTGCCGCCGAACCTGCAGGTCAGCGAGGCGGGGCGCCTGATCGGTTTCGGCCAGTGGCGCCTGGACACCACCGCGCGCCATCTGCTCGATGCCGCGGGCACGGCCTATCCGCTCAGCGGCGCCGAGTTCCGCCTGCTGCGCGTGTTCCTCGATCATTCCCAGCGCGTGCTCAGCCGCGATCAGCTGCTGAACCTGACCCAGGGCCGCGACGCCAATCTGTTCGATCGCTCCATCGACCTGCTGGTCAGCCGCCTGCGCCAGCGCCTGCTGGACGATCCGCGCGAACAGGCCTACATCAAGACCGTGCGCAGCGAAGGCTACGTGTTCTGCCAGGCCGTCACTCTGCTGGACGAGACGCCATGA
- a CDS encoding TonB family protein, protein MKPAGWAALLGALVLFATDAAAQDMPSYDATVDQASKLRHRPIYPREAIKACVSGTVVMIIDVAADGSFIEAVVEKSSRNAHLDRAALEAARHWKYYPASDEKGARVADKIRIPIDFEEHESCWTRLVPDTPARPEPSSVERSPPRWPAIVDENGLSGEVVLLVLLEEDGWKHAVRVATSSGAPDIDYAAVDAAENWRYEPALLDGKPVRTVLRLHMRYGKGEPGSR, encoded by the coding sequence ATGAAACCTGCAGGTTGGGCCGCGCTGTTGGGCGCGCTCGTGCTGTTTGCGACCGATGCGGCCGCACAGGATATGCCGAGTTACGATGCGACCGTCGACCAAGCCTCGAAACTCCGCCATCGCCCCATCTATCCGCGCGAGGCGATCAAGGCCTGCGTCTCCGGTACGGTGGTGATGATCATCGATGTCGCGGCCGACGGTAGCTTCATCGAAGCCGTGGTGGAGAAATCCAGCCGCAACGCCCACCTCGACCGAGCCGCATTGGAAGCCGCGCGCCACTGGAAGTATTACCCGGCAAGTGACGAGAAGGGCGCGCGCGTCGCAGACAAGATACGCATCCCCATCGATTTCGAAGAGCACGAAAGCTGCTGGACCCGGCTGGTTCCCGACACACCGGCCCGACCCGAGCCGTCCTCGGTAGAGCGCTCCCCACCGCGATGGCCTGCCATCGTCGACGAGAACGGGCTGAGCGGCGAGGTCGTGTTGCTGGTGTTGCTCGAAGAAGACGGCTGGAAGCATGCGGTCCGGGTCGCAACCAGCAGCGGCGCCCCGGACATCGACTACGCCGCCGTGGATGCAGCGGAGAACTGGAGATATGAGCCGGCGCTGCTCGATGGCAAGCCCGTGCGCACGGTTCTGCGTTTGCACATGCGTTACGGCAAAGGCGAGCCTGGTTCGCGTTGA
- a CDS encoding alpha/beta fold hydrolase, translating to MIRTLLFASLLAATAGSSVAAEHVRPLDPHALTVVLVHGAFADGSSWGQVIPRLASWGVPAVAVQNPLTSLEDDVAATRRAIRAAPGKVVLVGHSWGGTVITEAGNDPKVSALVYVAAFAPDAGENSAQQGQGYPVAPGLSRLLEREGFLSLPEAAVREDFAPDLKPATARLIYRTQGPLKASALAEPVTQAAWRGKPSWYVLSRHDRMLSPQLQAATARRIGAQVHSLSASHVSLLSQPGAVTDAILEAAGIQAAATAADSGG from the coding sequence ATGATCCGCACACTGTTGTTCGCCTCGCTGTTGGCCGCGACCGCCGGCTCGTCTGTGGCCGCCGAGCACGTCCGCCCGCTCGATCCGCACGCACTGACGGTCGTACTGGTCCACGGCGCCTTCGCCGACGGCTCCAGCTGGGGCCAGGTCATTCCACGTCTGGCGTCCTGGGGCGTGCCCGCGGTGGCGGTGCAGAACCCGCTGACCTCATTGGAAGACGACGTCGCCGCGACCCGCCGTGCCATCCGGGCCGCGCCCGGCAAGGTGGTGTTGGTCGGCCACTCCTGGGGCGGCACGGTCATCACCGAGGCCGGTAACGACCCCAAGGTGTCGGCCTTGGTCTATGTCGCCGCGTTCGCGCCCGATGCCGGCGAGAACTCCGCCCAACAAGGGCAGGGCTATCCGGTCGCGCCGGGCTTGAGCCGTCTGCTCGAACGCGAGGGTTTTTTGTCCTTGCCGGAAGCGGCGGTGCGCGAGGATTTCGCCCCGGACCTCAAGCCGGCGACGGCGCGCCTGATCTACCGCACTCAGGGACCGCTGAAGGCGAGCGCCCTGGCCGAGCCGGTGACCCAAGCCGCATGGCGCGGCAAGCCGAGCTGGTACGTGCTGTCGCGACACGACCGCATGCTGTCGCCGCAGTTGCAGGCCGCGACCGCCCGCCGCATCGGCGCGCAAGTGCATTCGCTGTCGGCCAGCCATGTGTCGCTGTTGTCGCAACCGGGCGCGGTGACCGACGCGATTCTCGAAGCCGCCGGAATCCAGGCCGCTGCCACCGCCGCCGATAGCGGAGGCTGA
- a CDS encoding energy transducer TonB: protein MLLVLLNEDGSTHSVRGETTSGDPAIGAAAEFAAKNWKYLPAMLGGKPARSVLRMHLHYGKNTPEGFR from the coding sequence GTGTTGCTGGTGCTGCTTAACGAAGACGGTTCAACGCACTCTGTCAGGGGCGAAACAACCAGCGGCGATCCGGCTATAGGTGCCGCCGCAGAGTTCGCGGCGAAGAACTGGAAGTATCTGCCGGCGATGCTCGGCGGTAAGCCGGCGCGCAGCGTTCTTCGGATGCACCTGCACTACGGCAAGAATACGCCTGAGGGCTTTCGTTGA
- a CDS encoding HvfX family Cu-binding RiPP maturation protein, whose protein sequence is MLPSFITRLGPRLDRVGASLSPLGLRVLLAWEFYEAGIEKLHGQNWFADIAQRFPFPFSRLSPDLNWTMATWLELGCSLALLLGLGTRAVAYVLWVLTVVAIAAVHWPEHWNGLAELWRGYAISDEGFGNFKLPLIYLVMLLPLMLGGGGSLSLDRLFRRAAPDLARGDLLGWGVVAVALCLPLSALLPLPATIGALIGLASIALHLTKSRRPAPALSAA, encoded by the coding sequence ATGTTGCCGTCCTTCATCACCCGCCTCGGCCCGCGCCTCGATCGCGTCGGAGCATCGCTGTCGCCGCTCGGTCTGCGCGTCCTGCTGGCCTGGGAGTTCTACGAAGCCGGCATCGAAAAACTGCACGGCCAGAACTGGTTCGCCGACATCGCCCAGCGCTTTCCGTTTCCATTCTCGCGCCTCAGCCCCGATCTCAACTGGACCATGGCGACCTGGCTCGAACTGGGCTGCAGCCTCGCCCTGCTGCTCGGCCTGGGCACGCGCGCCGTCGCGTACGTCTTGTGGGTGCTGACGGTGGTGGCGATCGCCGCGGTGCACTGGCCCGAGCACTGGAACGGCCTGGCCGAGCTGTGGCGCGGCTATGCGATCAGCGACGAGGGCTTCGGCAACTTCAAGCTGCCGCTGATCTATCTGGTAATGCTGTTGCCGCTGATGCTCGGTGGCGGCGGCTCGCTGAGCCTGGACCGGCTGTTCCGGCGCGCGGCACCCGACCTCGCGCGCGGCGACTTGCTCGGCTGGGGCGTGGTCGCGGTCGCCCTGTGCCTGCCGCTGAGCGCACTGCTGCCCTTGCCGGCGACGATCGGCGCGTTGATCGGGCTGGCCTCGATCGCCTTGCACCTGACGAAATCGCGCCGGCCGGCGCCGGCCTTGTCCGCGGCCTGA
- a CDS encoding sensor histidine kinase: MNAASRWRLFPRTIAARLTLILFAGLLLAHALSFALLFYERYVSARSMMLGNMEQDVAISVALLDRMSPAERNQWAPRLERRTYRYLLQPAQIGKPIASERARQVAALIDRSLQHRYRLVTTAVSQSPERFQVQLKLADGQPLTLEVTPSVMPIARWLPWVLAAQLALLLLCAWLAVRLATRPLVRLADAAERLDPAHPSAPLSESGPVEVAKAATAFNALQARISHYLAERLQILAAISHDLQTPITRMKLRVEGMDAVPERARLGEDLSQLEQLVREGIAYARSTHGATTPPVQLNLQALLDSVVCDYQDAGKPVRLSGHSDLSLTTRPQALRRVLENLIDNALKYGGSADVGVRAIAPDRFAIDVDDAGPGIPEEHMRAVLQPFHRLESSRNRDTGGTGLGLAIAEQLAAHLGGELQLANRSEGGLRASLVLPLIA, translated from the coding sequence ATGAACGCGGCGTCGCGCTGGCGCTTGTTCCCGCGCACCATCGCCGCGCGCCTCACCCTGATCCTGTTCGCCGGGCTGCTGCTGGCGCACGCGCTGTCGTTCGCGCTGCTGTTCTACGAGCGCTACGTCTCGGCGCGCTCGATGATGCTGGGGAACATGGAGCAGGACGTCGCCATCAGCGTGGCCTTGCTCGACCGGATGTCGCCGGCGGAACGCAACCAGTGGGCGCCGCGTCTGGAGCGCCGCACCTATCGCTACCTGCTGCAACCCGCGCAAATCGGCAAGCCGATCGCCAGCGAACGCGCGCGCCAGGTCGCGGCGTTGATCGACCGCAGCCTGCAGCACCGCTATCGGCTCGTGACCACGGCGGTCTCGCAATCGCCGGAGCGCTTCCAGGTGCAGCTGAAGTTGGCCGACGGGCAGCCGCTGACCCTGGAAGTGACGCCGTCGGTGATGCCGATCGCGCGCTGGCTGCCGTGGGTGCTGGCGGCGCAACTCGCCCTGCTGTTGCTATGCGCCTGGCTGGCCGTGCGCTTGGCGACCCGCCCGCTGGTGCGGCTGGCCGATGCCGCCGAGCGGCTCGACCCCGCCCATCCCTCGGCGCCGCTGAGCGAGTCCGGGCCGGTCGAAGTGGCCAAGGCCGCGACCGCCTTCAACGCCCTGCAGGCGCGTATCAGCCACTACCTGGCCGAGCGCCTGCAGATTCTCGCGGCGATCTCGCACGACCTGCAGACCCCGATCACGCGCATGAAGCTGCGCGTCGAAGGCATGGACGCCGTCCCGGAACGCGCGCGCCTGGGCGAGGACCTATCGCAGCTGGAGCAACTGGTGCGCGAGGGCATCGCTTACGCGCGCAGCACCCACGGCGCTACCACCCCGCCGGTGCAGCTCAACCTGCAGGCTCTGCTCGACAGCGTCGTCTGCGACTACCAGGACGCGGGCAAGCCGGTGCGCCTCAGCGGCCATAGCGATCTGTCGCTGACCACGCGCCCGCAGGCGCTGCGCCGCGTGCTCGAGAACCTGATCGACAACGCGCTGAAGTACGGCGGCAGCGCCGATGTCGGCGTTCGCGCCATTGCGCCGGACCGGTTCGCCATCGACGTGGACGATGCCGGCCCCGGCATTCCCGAGGAGCACATGCGGGCGGTGCTGCAGCCCTTCCATCGCCTGGAGAGTTCGCGCAATCGCGACACCGGCGGCACCGGATTGGGGTTGGCGATCGCCGAGCAGTTGGCGGCCCACCTGGGCGGCGAACTGCAGCTCGCCAATCGCAGCGAAGGCGGGTTGCGGGCGAGCCTGGTGCTGCCTCTCATTGCCTGA